The window CAGTTCGCAACGGTCACCTTCGGGACCACGGAATTATGTTGCTCATATTTACCGGCACGCGAGGCGCACCCCATCCCTAGGTTCTTTATGGCTCCGCCAACACCGCAAAGTTCGTGCCCTTTAAAGTGTGAAATCGCGATTATTACGTCAGAATTGTGGATAGATTCGGAGATTTTCACCTTTTTGAAGTGTTTTTGGCCTATTTCTACCTCAAAATAGCTATTTCCGCGCAAACCGTCGGCTATAATGACCGGAACGCCTAGGTATTTGGGATGAAAATTATGTACAGCGGCCACCATTAAATGGCTGACGGCGTCGGTTCGCTCGCCTCTGTAAATGGTATTGGCATCGGTAATGAAGACGTTCTTTGTTATTTCTCTAAGCTTTTTAATGACAGGTTTTATCTCTCTAGGTTTTACATAGCCCTTGTTCCCCTTTTCGCCGAAGTGGACCTTTACCGCGGCAAAATCGTCCTTTTTAACGATGTTCTTTATCCCCGCCTTTTCCATGATGTCTGGCAGGTCCCTGAAACCATCCGGCGGAAGAAGATAGACGTCGGGTTTGTTCTTCATATAGTCAGATGGTCTGTCCCAAAGCTTTGCTTATGTCAAATCCAAACTAAGTCCTTCTTTTTTTCAGAGGGGTTGACATAAAAGTTTAAGCGTGTAGAAAAGCAAAACGTCATTCCCGCGAAAGCGGGAATCCCAATTATATAAACTGGTTCCCCGCGTTCGCGGGGACGACAAGGAGGAACGGCATGGTCTCTGAATTCAAAAATGAACATCTGGCAGATTTTGGCAAGCCTGAAACGGTCGAGCAGATGAAGGACGCCCTTGAATATGTAAAGGGTGAGCTGGGTAAAGAATATCCGCTTGTTATAGGTGGAGAGAAAATAACGCTTGAAAAGAAGATAAGCTCTCTAAATCCTGCAAATCCTTCCGAGATAGTCGGTTCTGTGCCGTCGGCATCCGCCGCACATGCGGGTAAGGCAGTTGAGGCGGCGGCAAAGGCCTATGAGACATGGAGATGGGTCGCCGAAGAGGAGCGCGCAGAGAGACTCTTTCATGTTGCCCAAATAATGCGCAGGAGGAAATTCGAACTCTCCGCGTGGATGGTCTATGAGGTAGGCAAATCGTGGGCCGAGGCCGACGGCGACGTGTGCGAGGCCATAGATTTTTGCGAGTTCTACGCACGCGAGGCCCTGCGTTACGCCGAGGTTCAGCCGTGCCTCCACTGGGCCGGCGAGCACGACATAATGGTATATGTCCCTCTCGGGGTCGGTGTTGTCATTCCGCCTTGGAACTTTCCCCTTGCCATACTTGCCGGCATGACCACCGCCGCATGGGTCACGGGGAATACGGTAGTCCTTAAACCTTCAAGCGATTCTACGGTCATAGCAGCAAAGTTCATGGAGATAATAGAAGAGGCCGGTCTTCCGGCCGGTGTCGTTAACTTTGTCCCCGGAAATGGCGGCGTCATTGGGGACACCCTTGTTTCTCATCCAAAGACAAGATTCATATCGTTCACCGGTTCAAAGGCCGTTGGTCTTCATATAAATGAGCTCGCCGCAAAACCAGTTAAGGGACAAAAGTGGATCAAACGCGTTTCTGCAGAGATGGGCGGCAAAGATGCAATAGTCGTGGATAACGAAGCGGATCTCGAAACGGCATCGACCGGTGTTGTTTCCGCGGCTTTCGGTTTTCAGGGGCAGAAATGTTCGGCTTGTTCGCGTGCGATAATAGTCGAGAGCGTATACGATGAAATGGTCAAGCTTATCGTAGAGAAAGCAAATAAGTTGACGGTCGGGCCCACTCAGGACCGGAAGAATTTCATGGGGCCCGTTGTAAGCAAAAAGGCGTTCGATACCATAAATGAATATATCGAAATAGGCAAGAAGGAGGGGATGTTGGTGCTGGGAGATGAACAACCCGAAGCAGGAAGCAGGAAACAGGAAGCAGGATATTTCATCAAGCCGACGATCTTTGCCGATATCAAACCGGGAGCTCGCTTGGAACAGGAGGAGATGTTTGGACCGGTCCTTGCTATCATCAAGGCGAAAGATTTTGACCACGCGCTTACCATAGCCAACGATACCGAGTACGGACTCACAGGCGCGGTCTACTCAAAGAACCGCGATAAGATAGAAAAGGCAAAGCTTGAGTTCCATGTAGGAAATCTATATATAAACCGCAAATGTACGGGTGCAATGGTCGCTTGTCACCCTTTTGGCGGATTCAATTTGAGCGGAACATGTTCAAAGGCCGGCGGACGGGATTATCTCTACCTCTTCCTGCAGTCGAAATCTATCTCGGAGATAGTGGGTAAGGGGATAGCTGGAAGACCATAAAAGGGAGCGCGTAATTTGGGAGGTGAATGGTGAATATGAGAAACGAAAAAGATACTGTCATTGCGAGGAGTGAAGCGACGAAGCAATCCCCCGCAACGGTGGCCAGTAGATTGCTTCGCTTCGCTCGCAATGACACAAAGGGCATTCCAATGAATATACTATTCATCTTTGCAAAGCGTTTCATAGCCGGTCAGACCTTGGAAGAGGCGCTTCCTGTTGTGGAAAGACTTCACAAAGAAGGTTTTGGAACGACGCTCGATATCTTGGGCGAGAGCGTTACCAATCCCGCCGAGTCGCGCACGGTTTCAGATGAGTACTGCAAGGCCTTAAAGGCGCTCAAAGAGCGCGGCCTTGAGACCAACATGTCGTTAAAGCTCACCCAGCTCGGGCTCGATATCTCAGAACAGCTCTGCTTCGATAATGTCGCAAAGATACTGATTGAGGCAGGACGCACGAACGGCTTTATCCGCATCGATATGGAAGGGGGTCCGTACACCCAAAAGACGCTCGATATGGTACAGCGCTGGCACAATATCTACCCGACCTGCGGGACCGTTGTGCAGGCGATGCTTAGGCGTACGCCGAGGGACGTCGAAGATCTTTTAAAAGATGGGGTTACGATAAGGCTCTGCAAGGGCGCCTATAAAGAACCGGCTGGGATCGCACTTCCTGACAAACGCGATGTGGACAAACAATACGTCTCGTTAATGGAGAGGCTCATAGGAAGCGGGTTTTATCACGGCATCGCAACGCACGATGAGAAGATAATAGAGAAGGCAAAGGAATATTGCCGCCGCTATAATATCGACAGGAGCAAGTTCGAGTTCCAGATGCTCCTTGGCATCAGGCGCGACCTGCAGAAGAGGCTCCTTGACGAAGGCTGGCGGGTCCGGGTATACATCCCCTACGGTAGCGCATGGTTTCCATACACGCTTCGCCGCATGCGCGAGCGCAAAGAGAACTTCTGGTTCGTGCTGAAGAACATCTTTAGAAGGTAAAGCCCCTCGACGTTGCTCGGGGCAAGGAGAGAGACAATGACGAGAACGACGCAAGATTATATCAATGAGGTCGACAAGGTGAGCGCCCATAACTACCATCCGCTTCCGGTGGTGATATCAAAGGGTGAAGGCGTTTGGGTGTGGGATGTCGATGGCAAAAAATACATCGACATGCTCTCTGCTTATTCCGCGCTCAATCAGGGGCATAATCATCCCAGGGTCATAGCCGCGGCAAAAAAACAGATGGATTCGCTGACACTTACCTCTCGCGCATTTCATAACGATCAGATGGGGCCGTTCCTCGCAAAGCTGACAAAGCTTGCTGGATATGATAAAGCGCTTCCCATGAACACCGGCGCCGAAGGCGTTGAGACCGCTATCAAGGCGGCACGCAGATGGGGCTATAAGGTCAAGAAGGTCCCCGAAGGAAAGGCCGAGATCATCGTTTGTTCCGACAACTTTCATGGAAGGACGACGACCATTGTGGGATTTTCGACAGACCCAGTTTGCAACGGTGGCTTCGGTCCATTTACGCCGGGTTTCAAGATCATACCTTATGGCGATACAAAGGCGCTTTCGACGGCAATGACCCCGAATACCGTAGGTTTTATGGTAGAACCGATACAGGGCGAGGCGGGGGTCAAGATACCACCAAAAGGTTATCTTAAAGAGTGCTATGCTATAACCAAAAAGAATCATGTCCTCTTTATTGCCGACGAGATCCAGACGGGGCTTGGAAGAACTGGAAAGCTCTTCTGTTTCGAACACGAGGGTGTAAGGCCCGAGATAGTCATAATAGGAAAGGCCCTTGGCGGAGGGGTTTATCCCGTCTCTGGTATCTTGGCGGACGACCCCGTTATGATGGCGGCGTTCGAATGGGGCAACCACGGTTCTACATTTGGCGGAAATCCTCTGGCGTGCGCTGTGGCGTCGGCCGCTATCGATGTCCTGATAGACGAAAAGCTCATAGACAGATCGAGAGAGATGGGCGAATACTTTGTCGGCAGGCTGGCGAATATAAGATCGCCAAAGATAAAAGAGGCAAGGGGCATGGGACTTCTTTGCGCCGTCGAACTGAAAAAAGAGGCCGGTCATGCCAGGAATTATACCGAGGCGCTCGTAAAAGAGGGTGTCCTTGCAAAAGAAACACACGAAACAACGATCCGTTTTGCGCCGCCGCTGGTTATAAAGAAAGAGGAGATCGACTGGGCGGTCGAGCGGATAGCAAAAGTGCTTGCGTAAGGCTTGAAAAGTAGTTAGGCAATCATCTAAGGTATGCGAACGAGGTCCCCATTTTCACGGAGACGACAATCGCGGGCGTAGTTCAATGGTAGAATGCGAGCTTCCCAAGCTTGATACGTGGGTCCGATTCCCATCGCCCGCTCCAATGAAACTTGTTACTAACCCAAAAAAAGTTAAATCAACAAACGGAATTGTTATTTCCCAATTTTGGTATTGTAAGTACAGTTTGTGGAGTTGCATTTGGGACATTTTGTTTTTTCTTCACTATCCTTTTTATCCTTGTTGTTGTCTGGCGCAACTATAGTGAGCTGGCCTATTTTGGTTCCACAGTCATTACATTTAAAATCAAAATAAGTTGGCATATAGTTCCTTTCTTTATTTGTCAGTACACATAGTTATTATGCTGCAATCCGTTTCTGATACAGGTATTTCTGAAAATCTACAAACACCTTGCCAATTTCATCAGGCCTGCCCAGATCGGCCACGGCGTCGGAGATGGAGTCGTGATACTTGAGCCGCAATAGTGGCGTGAGTTTCTCCTGGTCAAGTTCTTCCACCCCTACGCTTACGTAGTGCGACAGCACAAAGTCGAGAAAGACCCGCTGTTTGCTGTTGAAATGCGTGCTGATCGCAACCTTGGCTTTTACGGCGCGCTCTTCTCGCGTAACCGTCGGGAGGGCGTAGGCCACGTAGGCCAGCACGTCGAAGATGTCGCTCTTCTCGGCGTCTATGATCTTCTGCATCTCGGGCAGTTGATCACCGCCAAAGCCTTTGTCGGCTAGACCATGCAAGAGTTTCTTCCGCGTCTCTGGCGTGCTCCAAATAGCGCGCAGTTCGGCCTCGTCCTTGAAAAACTCCGGCAGTTTACCAAAAAGCAGTTCCATAAACTGTTGTGCGGACATCGGTGTGCCGTCGGGGTGCCAGAAGATTGTCGCCATCATGTGCTGAATCGTGCGCTCTTTACCGTCTGCGAGCTTCACTTTGATCTTTTTCTTGCGCCGACACTGGCAGGGAATCTGGCCACACCTCGGGCAAGGCCCTTTCGGACATTCGCATGGACTCTTGCCGCACACGGGGCAAAGTCGTGGAGGCGGTTTCTCGCACACGCATGGGCGACAACCACATCTCGGACACGGTTTTGGTTCCTCCGGTTCGATCGGCTCGCCATCCCACGCCTTGTCATGGAAATGATGGTGGGCCTTCACGAAGTCATAGATCGTGAAGTAGTCCTTGCCATCGTAAAGCCGCGTGCCTCGGCCGATAATCTGCTTAAACTCGATGATAGAGTTGATCGGACGCATGAGTATGATATTGCGAATATTGCGGGCATCCACGCCGGTGGCGAGCTTTTGAGACGTGGTCAAGATTGTCGGGATAGTCTTCTCGTTGTCCTGAAAACTACGCAGGTGCTGTTCGCCAAGAGCTCCATCGTTGGCGGTAACCCGCTGGCAGTAATTCGGGTCATTACTGGTTTTCATCTGGTTGATGAGATCACGCACAGCCAGTGCATGAGCCTGTGTGGCGCAGAACACCAGCGTCTTCTCGTTTTGGTTGATCTGCTCCATAAAAATCTCAACACGCGTCTTTTCACGCACCATGATTTCGATGATCTTGTTGAAGTCGGTTTCCGTATAGAGCTTACCGGCTTCGATCTCGCCCTCAATCAACTGATCGTCGGGCGTATAGACATACTCGTCGAGCGTCGTGGAAATCTGTTTCACCTTGAACGGTGTAAGAAATCCGTCATTTATGCCTTCCTTTAGCGAGTAGATATAGACCGGCTCTCCGAAATAAGCATAGGTATCAATATTATCCTTTCGCTTGGGTGTTGCCGTCATGCCCAACTGCACTGCAGGGGCAAAGTAGTCCAAGATGTCGCGCCAGTTACTCTCGTCGTTAGCGCCGCCACGATGACACTCGTCGATGATTATAAAGTCAAAGAAATCTCGCGGATATTCACCGAAATAAGGAGACGGTTTACCATCTTTCGGGGGACCGCTCATGAACGTCTGGAATATCGTGAAGAAAAGGCTACCATTTTTTGGTACTTTGCCCTTCTTGCGAATGTCCTCTGGTGAGATGCGAACCATTGCATCTTCGGGGAAAGGTGAAAACGCGTTGTAAGCCTGATTAGCAAGAATGTTCCGATCAGCGAGAAAAAGGATTCGAGGGCGGCGCGATGCTTCGCGGCTTAAGTTCCAGCGACTGTGAAAGAGCTTCCACGCAACCTGAAAGGCAATAAAAGTCTTACCGGTGCCAGTGGCGAGGGTAATAAGTATGCGCTTTTGGTCCACCGCAATCGCTTCCATTACATATTCGACCGCGGCATCTTGATAATAACGGCTTGGATGCGAGCCTCCCTTGTCCTCAAACGGCACATCAGCGAAACTGTCGCGCCAGGTATTCTGCATAGAAAAGGTCATATCCCAGAGTTCGTCCGGCGTTGGGTAGGCAGCAATTTTGCCTTCTTCGCCAGTTTGCATATCAATGCCATAAATACCCTTTCCGTTGGTGGCGTAGGCGTAACGAACCGCCAACTTATCAGCGTAATTCTTGGCTTGAGCCACGCCTTCGGTCAATTCTTCTTCCCAGGCCTTGGCTTCAACGACAGCAAGCTTGTGGTTGCGATAGATCAGCACGTAATCGGCGATGAGCGGCTTGCCGCGGCGACCATGGCCTTCTATGCGGCCTAGCGTGAAGGGGTATTCGCGCAGTATCTTGCTACCCTCGACGACGCCCCAGCCCGCCGTCTTCAACGCGGGGTCAATATGTTCGGCTCTTGTTTCGGATTCGTTCATACGTCTCCACCATTGCCCAGTTGCAGTTCTAGTGACTGGCGAACCAGCCCGATGACATACGGTAAGTCCTCCAGTTTTGATAGGCCGATTTCTATATCACCGTTTCCCCAACGGCCGAGGCCCGTGACGTCCTTACAAATCCCTTTGGGATCATTCACATCAGCAAAGCGCATGTTTAGTGATAGGCGCAATCGCTTGGCTTGGGGCACTACATCCACAAAGTTGGTCTCAGCCTTGTAAGCAACATAAAGCTTCAGAAACTCCTCGCTCACGCACGGGTCGAGCGCGAGCACCGCCTTGCGAAAGGCCTCAAATAGATTTCGCACAGTACTTCCATACATTTCGCTGCCTATTGCCAAGCAAGGATGGTCATCTATTGTGTATTCAGTAATGGTAGCGGCCTGCGGTCGGTAAGCATCCAGAATATCTCGTGGTAGTACGGGGGTCGACCAAACGCCGATGGCAAGATCAGCTAGCTTGCCAGCGCGGGCTTTGATAGCGTCCTCATTCCATGTCTCCAGCACGCCAAGTCCTTGATTGAGTTTGAGTGGGCTTTGCTTTAGCCCCTTCTCCGGGGCATCTGGCATGTCACGCTTCTCCGCGAAGGGGCGGTCGCTGTAGTCTGAGTTATAGGCGGTGAGCGTTAGATTACCAAGTCTGTGCAACCATGTTTTCTGGACACGCTGCCAGTCTGTGCCGAGCGCTTCGCGCCACTCGGACGAAAGGTTTTCGTTTTGCGGCAGGATATGTTCGATGGTGTATTCATCCACTGCCACGCGCTCTTTGCGATCGTAATTTTCCAAACGACGCAACCAATAACTGCGACTGCGGAAGTTATAGAGGTCGCGCGTTTGCATATCGCGACGAAACTCTTCGTCTGTGGGAAATCGGCGATAGGATGGTAGCCCAAGGAAATGCGCCTGAATGCTCTCGAAATAACGGTCCTTCTTCAACGCCTTGGCGAACGTGGCAAACGTCTTGTTCATCGAGTTGGTGGGAATTGCGCAGATGGCACGGCGGAACACATACGCCTCAACCAGTCGCACGCTTGCCAGCAGGTCGGCCTTAGACAGGACGTCGGCTTTGTAGTCGTGATACAGCTCCATGAGAAACGGATAGGCAACATCCACCTTCAGCTCACGCAGATCGTGAAAGGCCAGCTTGAGGTCTGTGTCGGGTTCGCTACCCAGGGCCATCGCACAGAAATGTCGGGTGTAGTCGCGAATATCCTTCACTAATGCCTCAACCCCAGCTACTGCGGCAATGGGTGAACGGGCGTTGGTCTTGAATGCCTCATAGACTTCGTCCAAGCGGTGAATCTCGCCGGTCTTGACCGTGAGGTAGTGGCGCATGAAAGCATCGAAGTGAGTGCCGTAGGCTTCCTGCCCGAAATCAATTTCCATCGGCCGCCAGAATTGCTCATAAAGCCGCGTTTGTAGCTCTGGCTCCAGCCCCATGAGAATGTAATTGCGTATGAGGTCGGCCTGGCTCAACTCCTTGCCGGTAGAGTTCATGCTCTCGAAAATGAGTTGCGGGTTGTCCTCCCCGCGTTTGAGCTTTATTTCTACCATCATGAGTTTCACCAGACCTTTACACACAACCGCTAAGTCACTCCCGTAACCGGCAATTAAATCTTCGAAGAGCTTGAAGTTTTGCGCAACTCGAAGGGATTGCTCTTTGGGTTGCTCCTGGTTACCAACGATGGCGGTGAGCGTAGTTTTGTCGGTTTGCGAGAGAAGTAGCTTAAATTGTTTCTCCCCTTTTTCCAGCGGGTTGAGCATGTAGTAACCGCGTAACATCTCAGCAGAAAAGCCAGCCACCGGCTCGGTATCGCCAAGAGCATTAGCGAGAGCTGCTATGAGCAACGTCACGGTTGTGAGACGTTGTTGCCCATCGATTACGAGCAACGGTTCCCAGATGGTCACGGTGGAGTCAGCCTTATCGATGTAAACTATCGAGCCAACAAAGTGGACGGCTATTTTGTCGCTACTGCCGCAACGCACAATGTCGTCCCACAGTTGGCGACATTCCTTGTCCGTCCATGAATAGGTGCGCTGGTAGATTGGAACGACAAACTGGGGCGACTTCTTCAGGAAATCAAGCAGTTTGGTTTCGTTGGCTTTCATTTGTGTCGTCCTTTATAGTTGGCCGGTGAAGGCTTGGTGCAATAGCGATTTTTTTAAAGCCTCCAGCGTAGCGAGTTTTTGCCTGTATATCGCTTCGAGGTGTTCGGTTTCTTTGCGAAGTGAGTCGAGCTTGGCGACAATTTGTTTTTGTTCGGCAACAGATGGAAATGGAAACCGTTCATTTTCGAAAGTGCCCATGTTGATGTTGGCTTGAGCACTTCCCTTTCCCATTGCTTGGATGCGCGCCTTAAATGACTGCAATAAATATTCTACAAAACCAACTTCCGCTTCTTTGGGATTTGTTACCACGCCAATGACACTGTCGGGAAAGCACGCATCGAAGCCCAAGATGCCTGTCTCTGCAATGTTCGCCGCGATGGTGATGCAAATTGTTCCCTTCGGCCACTGCTTGCTTTGAGCAAGTCCGGCCTCGCTGTAAGTTTGGGAATACTCGGTAATGAAATGATCCGCGTTACGAATATCGCCAGTTTGGATAAATGGATATTTTCCACCGTAAAGCTTTGGCTCATTTCGTGGGCGATGCTTTGACTTACCTCGACCAAAGGTTGTTGCTATCTCTTCCAACGTCTTTTGTTTCCATCCCGGGCCACGCTGGGTAAAGATGTATTGGAGGTGGCTTTCGAATATAGCGCGGGCATTTTTAAGGTTCTTTTCGGCGTTGGTTTTGGCTGTGGTGATGCCCTCAAATGCTTTGTCGAGCATGCCGACGATCCGATGTTGTTCGTCTGGCGAAGGGAAGTGAACTGGCATTTCCTTTAGCTTCGCCTTGTTGAGCGTCATTCCCTTGAGTTTCACATCGTTTTCGGCAACTTTGCGCCAATCGAAGAAATGTAGAAAGTAGAAAAGAAATTCCTTCGACAACTCGTGCTCATTAAAGATCGTCAAAGCAGCAATTGCCTCGTTTGTAAAAAGGTTGCGACCCGCGAAAGCTAATCGTCCCAGCGTAAGCTTGAAACTCACCAATAGCGTTCCTTTGCAGACTGTTTTGGAAATTGATGCGCCTTTGTCCGAGAGGTATTCTTTGCTATCAACTACAACGTTGTCCTCGGCATTTAGGAGATCTGCAATAGAAAGCCAGACATTGCCGGTTTCCCGCTTCTCATCCCAAAACGCCTTATTCGCTCGTGCCGGAGTTTTCCCTAGTTCGATTTCGCAAAGTTCACCAAGCT of the Deltaproteobacteria bacterium CG11_big_fil_rev_8_21_14_0_20_49_13 genome contains:
- a CDS encoding 4Fe-4S ferredoxin, which translates into the protein MKNKPDVYLLPPDGFRDLPDIMEKAGIKNIVKKDDFAAVKVHFGEKGNKGYVKPREIKPVIKKLREITKNVFITDANTIYRGERTDAVSHLMVAAVHNFHPKYLGVPVIIADGLRGNSYFEVEIGQKHFKKVKISESIHNSDVIIAISHFKGHELCGVGGAIKNLGMGCASRAGKYEQHNSVVPKVTVANCTACGACVKWCGGGALKLVPSNVIARPKAEAIPLKRVGSGDCRA
- the pruA gene encoding L-glutamate gamma-semialdehyde dehydrogenase, which codes for MVSEFKNEHLADFGKPETVEQMKDALEYVKGELGKEYPLVIGGEKITLEKKISSLNPANPSEIVGSVPSASAAHAGKAVEAAAKAYETWRWVAEEERAERLFHVAQIMRRRKFELSAWMVYEVGKSWAEADGDVCEAIDFCEFYAREALRYAEVQPCLHWAGEHDIMVYVPLGVGVVIPPWNFPLAILAGMTTAAWVTGNTVVLKPSSDSTVIAAKFMEIIEEAGLPAGVVNFVPGNGGVIGDTLVSHPKTRFISFTGSKAVGLHINELAAKPVKGQKWIKRVSAEMGGKDAIVVDNEADLETASTGVVSAAFGFQGQKCSACSRAIIVESVYDEMVKLIVEKANKLTVGPTQDRKNFMGPVVSKKAFDTINEYIEIGKKEGMLVLGDEQPEAGSRKQEAGYFIKPTIFADIKPGARLEQEEMFGPVLAIIKAKDFDHALTIANDTEYGLTGAVYSKNRDKIEKAKLEFHVGNLYINRKCTGAMVACHPFGGFNLSGTCSKAGGRDYLYLFLQSKSISEIVGKGIAGRP
- a CDS encoding proline dehydrogenase, whose amino-acid sequence is MVNMRNEKDTVIARSEATKQSPATVASRLLRFARNDTKGIPMNILFIFAKRFIAGQTLEEALPVVERLHKEGFGTTLDILGESVTNPAESRTVSDEYCKALKALKERGLETNMSLKLTQLGLDISEQLCFDNVAKILIEAGRTNGFIRIDMEGGPYTQKTLDMVQRWHNIYPTCGTVVQAMLRRTPRDVEDLLKDGVTIRLCKGAYKEPAGIALPDKRDVDKQYVSLMERLIGSGFYHGIATHDEKIIEKAKEYCRRYNIDRSKFEFQMLLGIRRDLQKRLLDEGWRVRVYIPYGSAWFPYTLRRMRERKENFWFVLKNIFRR
- the rocD gene encoding ornithine--oxo-acid transaminase — its product is MTRTTQDYINEVDKVSAHNYHPLPVVISKGEGVWVWDVDGKKYIDMLSAYSALNQGHNHPRVIAAAKKQMDSLTLTSRAFHNDQMGPFLAKLTKLAGYDKALPMNTGAEGVETAIKAARRWGYKVKKVPEGKAEIIVCSDNFHGRTTTIVGFSTDPVCNGGFGPFTPGFKIIPYGDTKALSTAMTPNTVGFMVEPIQGEAGVKIPPKGYLKECYAITKKNHVLFIADEIQTGLGRTGKLFCFEHEGVRPEIVIIGKALGGGVYPVSGILADDPVMMAAFEWGNHGSTFGGNPLACAVASAAIDVLIDEKLIDRSREMGEYFVGRLANIRSPKIKEARGMGLLCAVELKKEAGHARNYTEALVKEGVLAKETHETTIRFAPPLVIKKEEIDWAVERIAKVLA
- a CDS encoding restriction endonuclease subunit R, whose amino-acid sequence is MNESETRAEHIDPALKTAGWGVVEGSKILREYPFTLGRIEGHGRRGKPLIADYVLIYRNHKLAVVEAKAWEEELTEGVAQAKNYADKLAVRYAYATNGKGIYGIDMQTGEEGKIAAYPTPDELWDMTFSMQNTWRDSFADVPFEDKGGSHPSRYYQDAAVEYVMEAIAVDQKRILITLATGTGKTFIAFQVAWKLFHSRWNLSREASRRPRILFLADRNILANQAYNAFSPFPEDAMVRISPEDIRKKGKVPKNGSLFFTIFQTFMSGPPKDGKPSPYFGEYPRDFFDFIIIDECHRGGANDESNWRDILDYFAPAVQLGMTATPKRKDNIDTYAYFGEPVYIYSLKEGINDGFLTPFKVKQISTTLDEYVYTPDDQLIEGEIEAGKLYTETDFNKIIEIMVREKTRVEIFMEQINQNEKTLVFCATQAHALAVRDLINQMKTSNDPNYCQRVTANDGALGEQHLRSFQDNEKTIPTILTTSQKLATGVDARNIRNIILMRPINSIIEFKQIIGRGTRLYDGKDYFTIYDFVKAHHHFHDKAWDGEPIEPEEPKPCPRCGCRPCVCEKPPPRLCPVCGKSPCECPKGPCPRCGQIPCQCRRKKKIKVKLADGKERTIQHMMATIFWHPDGTPMSAQQFMELLFGKLPEFFKDEAELRAIWSTPETRKKLLHGLADKGFGGDQLPEMQKIIDAEKSDIFDVLAYVAYALPTVTREERAVKAKVAISTHFNSKQRVFLDFVLSHYVSVGVEELDQEKLTPLLRLKYHDSISDAVADLGRPDEIGKVFVDFQKYLYQKRIAA
- a CDS encoding restriction endonuclease subunit S — its product is MKKGWQTRKLGELCEIELGKTPARANKAFWDEKRETGNVWLSIADLLNAEDNVVVDSKEYLSDKGASISKTVCKGTLLVSFKLTLGRLAFAGRNLFTNEAIAALTIFNEHELSKEFLFYFLHFFDWRKVAENDVKLKGMTLNKAKLKEMPVHFPSPDEQHRIVGMLDKAFEGITTAKTNAEKNLKNARAIFESHLQYIFTQRGPGWKQKTLEEIATTFGRGKSKHRPRNEPKLYGGKYPFIQTGDIRNADHFITEYSQTYSEAGLAQSKQWPKGTICITIAANIAETGILGFDACFPDSVIGVVTNPKEAEVGFVEYLLQSFKARIQAMGKGSAQANINMGTFENERFPFPSVAEQKQIVAKLDSLRKETEHLEAIYRQKLATLEALKKSLLHQAFTGQL